In a single window of the Gossypium hirsutum isolate 1008001.06 chromosome D02, Gossypium_hirsutum_v2.1, whole genome shotgun sequence genome:
- the LOC107910460 gene encoding early nodulin-like protein 2 isoform X3, producing MERIFFSILIFLFQFFLPSLSATIMVGGVSHWENPTVHVGDSVIFKHKYQYELYIFQNKNASILCNFTQASLLTNPNSSSYEWHPSRTGFFYFAFNNGTLKTCRGSQKLSIKVTPAENERTPSPELPPAAAPAPTSGGTVVSSSSPTYPWPFRPRQAVSPSPSASSPVAVPTLVPDKGGEGIPFINSNPAVPLPTGEVDSATIRPLPTSDHGGKLHCRQWWGS from the exons ATGGAGAgaatcttcttctccatcttaaTCTTCCTCTTCCAATTCTTCTTGCCTTCACTGTCTGCAACAATCATGGTGGGTGGCGTTTCACACTGGGAAAACCCTACTGTTCATGTTGGAGACTCAGTAA TTTTCAAGCATAAGTATCAGTACGAGCTCTACATTTTCCAAAACAAAAATGCCTCCATTCTCTGCAATTTCACTCAAGCTTCCCTTCTTACCAACCCCAACTCCTCCTCCTATGAG TGGCACCCTTCTCGCACTGGTTTCTTCTACTTTGCTTTCAACAATGGCACTCTCAAAACATGCCGAGGCTCTCAAAAGCTCTCCATAAAAGTCACTCCGGCAGAAAATGAGAGAACCCCATCACCGGAATTGCCTCCAGCAGCGGCTCCGGCACCAACTTCCGGTGGAACAGTGGTGTCATCTTCATCTCCAACATATCCATGGCCATTTCGGCCTCGCCAGGCGGTTTCACCGTCACCAAGTGCCAGCTCACCGGTTGcagtaccaacactggtgccggATAAAGGTGGAGAGGGCATCCCTTTTATCAACAGTAACCCTGCAGTTCCATTGCCGACTGGTGAAGTTGATTCTGCCACTATTCGACCTTTGCCAACCTCTGATCATGGCGGAAAG TTGCATTGCAGGCAGTGGTGGGGATCCTAA
- the LOC107910460 gene encoding early nodulin-like protein 2 isoform X2, whose translation MERIFFSILIFLFQFFLPSLSATIMVGGVSHWENPTVHVGDSVIFKHKYQYELYIFQNKNASILCNFTQASLLTNPNSSSYEWHPSRTGFFYFAFNNGTLKTCRGSQKLSIKVTPAENERTPSPELPPAAAPAPTSGGTVVSSSSPTYPWPFRPRQAVSPSPSASSPVAVPTLVPDKGGEGIPFINSNPAVPLPTGEVDSATIRPLPTSDHGGKAVVGILTAPMALFSMAFLAL comes from the exons ATGGAGAgaatcttcttctccatcttaaTCTTCCTCTTCCAATTCTTCTTGCCTTCACTGTCTGCAACAATCATGGTGGGTGGCGTTTCACACTGGGAAAACCCTACTGTTCATGTTGGAGACTCAGTAA TTTTCAAGCATAAGTATCAGTACGAGCTCTACATTTTCCAAAACAAAAATGCCTCCATTCTCTGCAATTTCACTCAAGCTTCCCTTCTTACCAACCCCAACTCCTCCTCCTATGAG TGGCACCCTTCTCGCACTGGTTTCTTCTACTTTGCTTTCAACAATGGCACTCTCAAAACATGCCGAGGCTCTCAAAAGCTCTCCATAAAAGTCACTCCGGCAGAAAATGAGAGAACCCCATCACCGGAATTGCCTCCAGCAGCGGCTCCGGCACCAACTTCCGGTGGAACAGTGGTGTCATCTTCATCTCCAACATATCCATGGCCATTTCGGCCTCGCCAGGCGGTTTCACCGTCACCAAGTGCCAGCTCACCGGTTGcagtaccaacactggtgccggATAAAGGTGGAGAGGGCATCCCTTTTATCAACAGTAACCCTGCAGTTCCATTGCCGACTGGTGAAGTTGATTCTGCCACTATTCGACCTTTGCCAACCTCTGATCATGGCGGAAAG GCAGTGGTGGGGATCCTAACAGCTCCAATGGCTCTATTTTCCATGGCTTTCCTAGCTTTGTAA
- the LOC107910460 gene encoding early nodulin-like protein 2 isoform X1, with product MERIFFSILIFLFQFFLPSLSATIMVGGVSHWENPTVHVGDSVIFKHKYQYELYIFQNKNASILCNFTQASLLTNPNSSSYEWHPSRTGFFYFAFNNGTLKTCRGSQKLSIKVTPAENERTPSPELPPAAAPAPTSGGTVVSSSSPTYPWPFRPRQAVSPSPSASSPVAVPTLVPDKGGEGIPFINSNPAVPLPTGEVDSATIRPLPTSDHGGKLIGVVALQAVVGILTAPMALFSMAFLAL from the exons ATGGAGAgaatcttcttctccatcttaaTCTTCCTCTTCCAATTCTTCTTGCCTTCACTGTCTGCAACAATCATGGTGGGTGGCGTTTCACACTGGGAAAACCCTACTGTTCATGTTGGAGACTCAGTAA TTTTCAAGCATAAGTATCAGTACGAGCTCTACATTTTCCAAAACAAAAATGCCTCCATTCTCTGCAATTTCACTCAAGCTTCCCTTCTTACCAACCCCAACTCCTCCTCCTATGAG TGGCACCCTTCTCGCACTGGTTTCTTCTACTTTGCTTTCAACAATGGCACTCTCAAAACATGCCGAGGCTCTCAAAAGCTCTCCATAAAAGTCACTCCGGCAGAAAATGAGAGAACCCCATCACCGGAATTGCCTCCAGCAGCGGCTCCGGCACCAACTTCCGGTGGAACAGTGGTGTCATCTTCATCTCCAACATATCCATGGCCATTTCGGCCTCGCCAGGCGGTTTCACCGTCACCAAGTGCCAGCTCACCGGTTGcagtaccaacactggtgccggATAAAGGTGGAGAGGGCATCCCTTTTATCAACAGTAACCCTGCAGTTCCATTGCCGACTGGTGAAGTTGATTCTGCCACTATTCGACCTTTGCCAACCTCTGATCATGGCGGAAAG TTGATAGGAGTAGTTGCATTGCAGGCAGTGGTGGGGATCCTAACAGCTCCAATGGCTCTATTTTCCATGGCTTTCCTAGCTTTGTAA
- the LOC107910460 gene encoding early nodulin-like protein 2 isoform X4, with translation MERIFFSILIFLFQFFLPSLSATIMVGGVSHWENPTVHVGDSVIFKHKYQYELYIFQNKNASILCNFTQASLLTNPNSSSYEWHPSRTGFFYFAFNNGTLKTCRGSQKLSIKVTPAENERTPSPELPPAAAPAPTSGGTVVSSSSPTYPWPFRPRQAVSPSPSASSPVAVPTLVPDKGGEGIPFINSNPAVPLPTGEVDSATIRPLPTSDHGGKE, from the exons ATGGAGAgaatcttcttctccatcttaaTCTTCCTCTTCCAATTCTTCTTGCCTTCACTGTCTGCAACAATCATGGTGGGTGGCGTTTCACACTGGGAAAACCCTACTGTTCATGTTGGAGACTCAGTAA TTTTCAAGCATAAGTATCAGTACGAGCTCTACATTTTCCAAAACAAAAATGCCTCCATTCTCTGCAATTTCACTCAAGCTTCCCTTCTTACCAACCCCAACTCCTCCTCCTATGAG TGGCACCCTTCTCGCACTGGTTTCTTCTACTTTGCTTTCAACAATGGCACTCTCAAAACATGCCGAGGCTCTCAAAAGCTCTCCATAAAAGTCACTCCGGCAGAAAATGAGAGAACCCCATCACCGGAATTGCCTCCAGCAGCGGCTCCGGCACCAACTTCCGGTGGAACAGTGGTGTCATCTTCATCTCCAACATATCCATGGCCATTTCGGCCTCGCCAGGCGGTTTCACCGTCACCAAGTGCCAGCTCACCGGTTGcagtaccaacactggtgccggATAAAGGTGGAGAGGGCATCCCTTTTATCAACAGTAACCCTGCAGTTCCATTGCCGACTGGTGAAGTTGATTCTGCCACTATTCGACCTTTGCCAACCTCTGATCATGGCGGAAAG GAGTAG